The Kineothrix sp. IPX-CK genomic interval ATACCAAGCGGTTCCATACAGAAGACGCCAGCGGAAGCACCTCTCAGGCAGCGAACGTGGTGGAAGCCATAGAAAGCGGAGCCACACTTTTACTGATAGACGAGGATACCTGTGCGACGAACTTCATGGTGAGGGATGAACTGATGCAGCGTGTCGTTCACAGGGATAAGGAGCCCATTACCCCTTTTATAGAGAGGGCAAGGTTCCTGTATGAAGAAAATGGTATATCCTGTGTCATCGTGGCGGGAAGTTCAGGCTCCTATTTCAATATCGCGGACTGCATTATTCAGATGGATCATTATAGGCCGGAGGAAATCACGGGCTTCGCAAAGGAAGAGGCGAAGGCTTTTCCTCCCGTATCCTTTCCAAAGGATACCCCCTTCATGCCGGATTTTGAGAGGATTCCTATCCGCGCCGCCAAAACTGTGAAGGAGCACAGAGGGAGTAACCGCTATGCAGAGAAATACGGCCGCGGAGGAAAGAATAGATATGGGGAAAGCGATGAAGGCAGTGTGAGAGAGTCGGAGCGCATAAAAATTAAAGGAATGGGAAAAGAAGGAGTTGTTCTCAATAAAGAAACGATTCATCTCCATTATGTAGAGCAGCTTGCCGATTCAGAGCAGGCCTTGGCGCTAGGCTATTTGCTTGCCTACGCGGAGCAGAACATGTTCGATGGAAAAGAGAACCTTAGGGATATCGTGAATAAGCTGATGACACTAGTGGAGGAAAAGGGCCTTGCAGCCGTAGTGCAGGGAGGATACCTGCCATCAGGGCTGGCACTTCCCAGAAGGCAGGAGGTATTCGCCTGCTTTAACCGATATAGAAGTCTGAAAATAGAAAAATAGCGATAAAAAAAGTCCCTGAGGGACTTAATACTTGTTAATATACACCGCGTGAATTCAGAAATTTACATAAATCCAGAGCTTCCACCAAAATGTGATTAAATAGGAACGACTGCAAATCTTCCTTCAACTGAGTAAGAGTTTTTTTCGGGCGCTTGCTCAGTTCATTCATATCTATGGATAAAATATTGTTTTTGAAGTCGTTGAGAGATTGTTTGTTTTTGGAAGAATAAGGATATTTGTACTTATCCATGAGACTTTCTTCGGTATAGAACTGATAAGAGGCATAATCCCGCAAATCACAAACAATATCCAGAAGCTGTTGGTTGGAAACGTTCCGGCAGTCGTTCATGATAAGCTGTTCCATAGCTCTGCCAATACGAAATAGCTCGCGGTGCTGTGCATCGATAATCGCAACGCCACATTCCATTTCCTTGCACCAATCAAATTTAAAATCGAACATATTTACCTCCGGTAAGATGAAAATGATTAAGAGTTTTAACCATGACGTGCAAAACGAACATTACTATAATATACTACTAAAGTACTATCTGCAACCGTAAAATAAAAATTAATGATAAATTTTATGTAAAAACATAGGCAGAAAGTACATATATACTTATGAATTTTTTTTGAGAATGTTAAGGAGACTGTACAATGGTACTAATAAGTGCGATTGCCGCCATATCTTTGATGGCAGTTATTACATTAATATGTATTATGAAGCGCAAGGCGGGAGGACCTTCCCCGATTGATGAGATGGAGGGACGGGATTTTGAGCAGTTTTGTGCGGAGCTATTGAGGGAAAGAGGCTTCGTTGAGGTGGAGGTAACGAAAGGCAGCGGCGATTATGGCATTGATATATTAGCTGAGAAGGACGGAGTTACTTATGCCATCCAATGTAAACGCTATGATACCCCGGTAGGAGTGAAGGCAATACAAGAAGCATATGCGGGCAGAGACTACTACGACCGCATGGTAGGCGCAGTACTTACTAACCAATATTTTACAGCGCCTGCCGTAGAGGCGGCAAAAAAGTTAAAAATATTATTATGGGACAGAGGATACTTGGACAGCATGATGCAGGAATAGATAATTATTGACTCCCACTCCAAAAAGAAGTACGATGTATACTACTATTATATTCGCGGCAGAATTCAATTCTTTGGGACCGCGTTCATCTATTTTCCAGGAGGGAAGCACGAATGAAAAGGGAGAAAAGAGGTACTAAATTTACTATTCAGTTCAAGTTGATTATTATTTGCAGCCTTTTGTTGATAATACCGTTGCTGTTGACGGGAGTTTTCAGCTATATGACAGCCAAGTCGGAGCTCGATAAAAAGGGCGAGATCATATTAAAAAACAGTGTGGAGCAGGCGCTTCAACTGATAGATGCGAAACAGGCGGAGGTGGAGAGGGGAACTCTGACTCTCGAGGAGGCACAAGAACAAGTCAAGGTTGCCTTGCTTGGAGAAAAGGATGCGGAAGGGAAGCGCCTGATTAACTCTACGGTTAACTTGGGACAAAACGGATACTTTGTCGTGTACGATGCACAAGGCAATGAAGTTGCCCACCCGTCTCTGGAAGGACAGAATGTATGGGATGTGGAAGATAAGAGCGGCGACGGCACGAAATTTGTTCAGGAGCAAATCAACTCGGGAATTAATGGTGGCGGCTATGTGACTTATACTTGGAACCTGCCTGACTCCGAGGCGACGGCACTTAAGATATCCTACCAGAAGCAGGAAGCAGACTGGGGATGGATCGTGTCGGCCGGCTCCTATGCTATGGACTATAACGAAGGTGCTACTACCATTTTGCAAACGCTGACTATAGTCCTGATCGTATCACTCATCGTCGGCCTGATGATTATTTTGCTTTTCGCCCGCCACATTTCCATGCCTATCCGCCAAATAGGCAGATCCTTGGAGCAGGTTTCGGACGGAAATATCAGTATTCCGGCGCTGGCAGTTAAGAACCGGGATGAGACAGGGCTATTAGGTCAGTCCTTCAATACCATGCTCTATAATATGCAGGATCTTGTGGCAGCCCTGAAAGAATCTTCAAGTACAGTTCTTCGATTTTCGGATTCTCTTGCCGGCATAACGGATGAAACCTCCAAGGCGATCAACGAAGTGGCTGTTACCATTCAGGAAGTCGCAAGTGCCGTATCTGATGAGGCTTCCAGCGTTGCGGACACGGTGAACAAGGTGGACGCGCTGGCAAATAACATAGAATCGGTGTCGGAATCGACAGAAGAAATGAACCGCACCACACAGAATACAGAAGAACTGCGGGAGAGCGGACTGAATGCCGTCGAGATGCTTTCGTCTTCCATGAGCAAGACGAATGGCGCGATTCGTGAAATTGATGAAGTCATTAATAAAGTAATGGAAAGTGCTAACAATATACATTCGGTAACGGAAGCGATTATCCAAATATCCGAGCAGACTAACCTTCTTGCCCTCAACGCTTCCATAGAAGCGGCCAGAGCGGGAGAGGCGGGAAAAGGCTTCGCGGTGGTCGCAGAGGAAATTCGCAAGCTTGCGGAGCAGTCCGCGGCGGAAGTAGGAGAAATAAACGGCGCTATCAGCGAGATTCATACATATGCGAATTCTTCTGTAAAGACGATGTCTTCGGTACTTGGAGTTATAGAAGAGCAGTCCTTGGCGGTTGATAATACGAAGGAGGCGTTCGTAAATATCGCGGAAGAAATAAAGGTACTCATTGACGGAGTATTGTCAATTACGGAGGATAGCAGGCAGATGCGCCAGATGAAGGACGAAATCGTAGGAAATATGGAATCCATTTCCGCATCTACGGAAGAGACATCTGCAGCTACGCAGGAAGTCTCAGCGACTTCAGAAGAACAGCTGGCATCCATGGAAGAGGTAGCCGCTCAAACCAATGAACTGAAGGAGTTGGCGGAGCAGTTAGAAGCGGTTGTGCAAAGATTTAAGTAATAGAAAACAGAATTATTGGATAATAAAAGTGAAGCGAAGAGCACTAGCTGATTTATAATTAAACGATAATATATTGCATGAAAAGTTGTATCATTTAAAATGGTACAACTTTTTTTAATTTGTATTATAAATATACTTTTATATATTGACAAGTAAAAGGGAAAAATATATTATTATTCTATAAAGATTTACTGGTAAACGGTAGATGTTTATATGTATTACATAAGATATGATTGAAACTTGCGTCGGCAGAGCTCATATAGAACAATACAACTGACGCAAAAAGAGTACAACTTTGCCGACAAGTCGGCCTCTGCGATCGGCATATCGGTATAACAACTACAAACAACAAGCTTATAGGAGGATTGAATAATGAAAACAGGAAAGAATTATAAATTTTGGTTTTGCACCGGCTCTCAGGATTTGTATGGAGATGAATGTCTCGCAAAGGTAGCGGAGCATTCAAAGATTATTGTAGAGAATCTGAACAAGTCCGGCATACTGCCTTTTGAAATCGTATGGAAGCCCACTCTGATTACTAATGAGCTCATAAGAAAGACCTTCAACGAAGCTAATGCGGACGTAGAATGCGCTGGCGTTATCACATGGATGCACACCTTTTCCCCTGCGAAGTCATGGATACTCGGACTTCAGGAATACAGAAAGCCGCTGATGCACCTTCATACCCAGTTTAACGAAGAGATTCCTTACGACACCATCGATATGGATTTCATGAACGAGAACCAGTCCGCTCACGGAGACCGGGAATACGGACATATCGTAAGCCGTATGGGA includes:
- a CDS encoding restriction endonuclease, giving the protein MVLISAIAAISLMAVITLICIMKRKAGGPSPIDEMEGRDFEQFCAELLRERGFVEVEVTKGSGDYGIDILAEKDGVTYAIQCKRYDTPVGVKAIQEAYAGRDYYDRMVGAVLTNQYFTAPAVEAAKKLKILLWDRGYLDSMMQE
- a CDS encoding hemerythrin family protein; amino-acid sequence: MFDFKFDWCKEMECGVAIIDAQHRELFRIGRAMEQLIMNDCRNVSNQQLLDIVCDLRDYASYQFYTEESLMDKYKYPYSSKNKQSLNDFKNNILSIDMNELSKRPKKTLTQLKEDLQSFLFNHILVEALDLCKFLNSRGVY
- a CDS encoding methyl-accepting chemotaxis protein, with protein sequence MKREKRGTKFTIQFKLIIICSLLLIIPLLLTGVFSYMTAKSELDKKGEIILKNSVEQALQLIDAKQAEVERGTLTLEEAQEQVKVALLGEKDAEGKRLINSTVNLGQNGYFVVYDAQGNEVAHPSLEGQNVWDVEDKSGDGTKFVQEQINSGINGGGYVTYTWNLPDSEATALKISYQKQEADWGWIVSAGSYAMDYNEGATTILQTLTIVLIVSLIVGLMIILLFARHISMPIRQIGRSLEQVSDGNISIPALAVKNRDETGLLGQSFNTMLYNMQDLVAALKESSSTVLRFSDSLAGITDETSKAINEVAVTIQEVASAVSDEASSVADTVNKVDALANNIESVSESTEEMNRTTQNTEELRESGLNAVEMLSSSMSKTNGAIREIDEVINKVMESANNIHSVTEAIIQISEQTNLLALNASIEAARAGEAGKGFAVVAEEIRKLAEQSAAEVGEINGAISEIHTYANSSVKTMSSVLGVIEEQSLAVDNTKEAFVNIAEEIKVLIDGVLSITEDSRQMRQMKDEIVGNMESISASTEETSAATQEVSATSEEQLASMEEVAAQTNELKELAEQLEAVVQRFK